Part of the Sulfobacillus acidophilus DSM 10332 genome, GCCGAATATCCAGACCCCGAGCCCCCATACGAGCGAGAGCCGAGGCCCCAACGGATTCCCCGCATACCGGACACCAATAATAAGGTGCCGATGGCAAGCCGGAGGCCGGCCGCGCCGACATTGGACCATATGCCACCGACTTGCCACCAGTGAATGCCCCAATGCAGCAGCCAGGCCACCGGTTGCGGTTGTCCGACTGCAGCCGGTTCCAACACCTGTTGCCGGAATGCCGGCCCGAACATGGCCGGCTGTAATTGCAACAGACCGTCCAAAAGCCACCAAACGCCGAGTACCCCGGGAAACCCGTACCGCCTCGCTGTTCATCCCCGTCCCCCTTTCTGGACCATCAAGCGGAAAAGGGGCCTCCGTCGACGGAAGCCCCCGATCCACGTCGGTTATCGCGTCCGCGGACGACGAGCCACCAGGGTACCGGTTACCAACAGGGCCGCGCCGATCCCCATCACGGGCAATAACGGAAACCCGGTCACCGGGGATGTCGCCCCCGGCATCACGGTCGGCGGCGGCGACTGGTCGGCGGCCGCAAATTTGGCGGGAAATTGACTGACGATCCCTTGGGCCAGATATTGCCCGGCGGTAAACATCGTGTTGTAGGCGTCGGTCATGGTCGAGACCGCCGCCGGGTCGTTACCCGCGACGGCCTGGTTAAAAGCCGTCGTAATTTGATTGATGTGATCCTGGAGCACGGTCGATAACGTATTATCGGCCAAATAGGGATTGGCTTGCGACAAGAAGGCGCTAAACCGGTTCTTATAGAGGGTCAACGACGCCTGCGCCTGATTGGCGCCGACCGTGTCCCCGGCTTTGACGTCCCTGGCGTAGGTAAAGAAATATTGATGCTTATTCCACAGTTGCTCAAACGCCTGCCCCGCGGCCGTACCATAGATACCGGATATTGCGCCGGTCAACTGGGCGGTGTTTTGGTCCATTACGTTCATGAACACGGCCGAGGCCATCGGGTTGTTGCTGTAGTCGGCCAGCATCCCCCCTTCCAGGGCGCCCGCGTGCATCCCGAGCAACCCATCCAGTGTGGCCACCAAATTGCCGGTCGGCGTGTTGGGCGACGAGTGGGCAAAAGCGCTCGGAAATTGGGCGGCAAATCCTGTAGCCAGATAGTCGCCGGCGGTAAACATCAGCTGATAGTCTTGGGCGACCTGCTGTGCCGCACCGGCCGGATTACCGGCGGCAAAGTCGTTAAATGCGGCCGTCATTTGGTTGATATGATCTTGCAACATGGCCGACAAGGTGCCGGCACTGAAATGCGGGTTCAGTTGCGCCAACACTTGGGCAAACTGATTCTTGTACGCGGTCAGGGTGGCCTGGTTGTGAGCCGCCACCGCCGCATCGGCGGCATAGGTAAAGAATTCCTGGTGATGGTTCCATAAGGCTTCAAACTGCTGACCGGCGGCCTGGCCGTATATGCCGGCGACTGCCGACGTCAACGCTTGGGTGTTTTGGTCCATTTGCGCCATGTATCCGTCGTAAGCCGCGGTATTGCCGGAATAAAGGGCTTGCATGGCTAATTCCAGCAATATCGCGTGCTCTCCCAGCAATTGATCCAACGTCGCCCGCAGGTTACCGGCCGGCGTGCCGGTGGCGGTGTTGCCGAATTTGGCCGGGAACTGGGTGACAATCCCCTGCGCTAGGTAACCGCCGGCGGTAAACATCAACTGATAATCCTGCATCAGTACGGCAGCGGCCGCCGTTTGATTCCCGGCGACGTAATCCTGGAACGCTTGGGTGATTTGATTGATGTGATCCTGGAGCACCGTCGACAATGTGTTTTCGTTAAAGTTCGGGTTGGCGCCGGCCAAAAACCGGCTAAATTGATTTTTGTACTGCGTCAACGCGGCTTGAGCGGCATTGGCGGCCGCCGTGTTGCCCGATTTGACCGCTTCGACGTAGGTAAAGAATTCTTGATGGTGGTCCCACAGGCTTTGAAATTCCTGTCCTGCGGCCGTGCCGTAGACACTGCTGACGGCTGTTGTCAGGGCCTGGCATCCATCTGGCTCATGTACGCCTGATACAGTCCGGTGTTGCCCGCATACAGCGCTGCATAGCCAACTCCAACAGCACGGCATGCTCGCCTAATAGCTGATCAAGCTCGGCTTGAAGGTTCACGGCCGGCGTATCTGTCGTGGTCTCCGCGACCTTTTGCGGGAATTGGGCACTAATCCCTCCTGCCAAATAATCGCCGGCGGTAAACATCAGGTTATCGGCCTGCACCAGTTCCGCCGCAGCACCGTTATCGTTTCCGGTCGTATAATCATTAAACGCCTGGGTAATTTGGTTAATGTGGTCTTGAAGAACTGACGACAGGGTGCTTTCGCTCAAATGCGGATTGGCCCCGGCCAGAAATTGGCTGTACTGGTTTTTATAGAACGTCAACAGGTTCTGGGCCTGATTCTCCCCTTTGACGGCCGCCACATAATTAAAGAAATAGCGGTGCTGGTTCCAAAGTTGTTCAAATGTCTGCCCGGCTTTGACACCATAAAGATGCGTCACGGCCGCGGTCAATGCGGCGGTGTTTTGCATCATCGCCTGGTCAAGCGCGTTGGCCAGCGGCTGATTGCCGACATACACGGCATCCATACGCATTGCCAACAATAAGGCATGCTCGCTCAACAACTGATCCAACGTGGCGCGTAAATTGACCGCCGGCCGATACGTCGTCGAGACCGAAACCGATCTCTCACGGGCAAAAATTTTTCCGACCCCGGCGCAAATCGTTTGCCCGCCCGGTTACGTATGGGTCAATAAACCCTTAAGGAGGATGCCCTGTGCCTCGTCATCGTCTCTGGGGATTCGTTTTGGCCGGATTAGGAGCGGGACTGTTGTCGCTACCTATCTGGATTGGCCCGGCAGCCCGGGTCGCTGCCCAAAAGCTCCCGCGGGCCACGCCGGGGCAACCGGTGACGGACCGCGTGCGCACGACAGCCGTTCCCCGGTTACCGGAACCGCCTACCGGCTACGAGGTCGCCGATTTGATCATTCCGGCACTTCAGTTAAATGTTCCGGTTCTCCAAGGAACCGCGTTCGGGCAATTATTATTTGCGCCCGGCCACTATGCCGGATCCGTGCTGCCCGGCGAATCGGGAGCCAGTGTTATCGCCGCCCATAACGATACGTTTTTTCATCATTTGGACCGGCTTCACCCCGGCAGCTTGATTATTGTTCAAACCGAGCAAGGCATCTTTCGTTTCGCTGTCACCCGTTCGGCGGTAGTATCCGACACGGCCGGATTGCCCGACACGTCGACCCCGACGCTGGATCTGGAAGCTTGCTATCCCTTAAACGCGTTATATTTCACGCCGAAACGGTACATCGTGTTCAGCCGTCTCATCGGGGCAGACAGAGCCCCCGCCAACCCGCTACCGTCCGCACCGACGGCGGGCAACCCGTTCTCCGCCGCCATACCGGCCGCTATCACGGACCATTATTCGTTGGCGTTGAGTAATAACTCGCTACCGATGGGCCAATTAACTTATGCCGCCCCGGATACGCCGGCCGTCGTCCGATTTGAAGAATCGCCCCGGCCCTTACAGGCAGAAACGGTGGCGATAGCGCTCTGGCTCGCCTATGTGGACGCCGTACGTTCGGGCGATGTCGAAGCGCTAACGGCGCTGGTTCCCGGTGCCAACCAGTCGTCCAATCCGTATTGGCTCGCCCGGTCCGTGATTTTTGAAGCGCCGTTAAACGTCACCCTCGCGGTCAGTCCGGGCGGCATTCCGACATCCTTCACGCTGTCCGATGATCTAATCCGCGTGAACGGAGCTCCCTATCAAACCACCATGGCGATTCGGATCGACCAAAACCGGCTATCGATCGTGGCGGTCGTCACACGGCCATAACAGAAAAAGCCTCGCCGGCAAATGACGGCAAGGCTCCTGGAGAAGGACTTAATGATCCCCCTTGGAATGGTTGGCGTTGTCGTGCGATTGGTGATCGGATCCCTGATGGTCTCCGGAATGGTCTTTCCCGGCCACATTCAGGTGCGCCTCGATGCCGGTCGCGACCCAGGCTTTGTTTTTGGCCATCACTTGGGCCGTGACCTGCAACTGGTGGTTGTTCAAAGCCGCCATAATACCCGCGGCGGTTCCTTGGGCTTCCAACGAAATCCGCGTGGTCGGCGCCAAATCGATCGTCACCAGTTTTCCGGACGTCGTTTTAATTTCGATGGACGGTCCGGTCAACGAGCCGCTTTCAAAAACGCCTCGAAAAACCTGATGGGCATGATCGCCGTGATCGCCCGGATCGGGATGGTCATGGGCAAACGCGACGCCCGAAACCAATACCAGGCCGCCGGCGATCGCCATGCCGGCCAGCTTTGTGGCGAAGTGTGCCAGTTCCGTCACCTTCTTTCACTGATTTTCGTCACCAGGGAGAATAATTCGGTTTGATATGCCGGACTCCTTTTTTCATAAGGGACTTTTTCATCGGGCCGAACATCCGTTGACACACACCTTTTCAGTATCCCGCATCCCCGGACGTACCATACCCGAGGCCCAACGGTCCGCTTGACTTCGCCACTAACACCCGAATGGTTCCGACCGCGACCGGTTTCTCGGCATCTTTCGTAATTCGCGGATCACAGGCGACAACACCGCCAGGACCTTTTTCCAGTAAACCCGTTACCGTCAACCGCACCCGAATCGTATTCCCAATATACGTCGGGACCACAAACCTGAGCCGGGCAATGCCGCAAAAAGCCAAAACGATGCCAGGTTAAAACTCCATAAGGCCGGTCGCCACCAACGGCAGCAACGTACCATGGATAATTCGCTGGACCAAAAAGACTCCGGACAGCCCATTCCCTATGAAGCGGATACCAGTCCCCGCTTAAGGCCGCAAAAGGACCAAATCGCTTTCGGTTATCGTACGTCCCCGGGTTTCCCATGCATCGCCCGTTTGATAACGGCAAACACGCGATTGAACATCTCGCGTACTCTTTCGGGCTAAATGTCACGAAGTCTAAAGAGGTACCATAACCCAAACCTTCGATCAATTATCACTTATGACACTTGACACGCGCAAACCACGAGATAATATGGAAACGTATCCATAGATGATCTGTGAAGGGGTGTCTTTGATGAAAAAACGGACCATAGGGT contains:
- a CDS encoding sortase family protein (PFAM: Sortase family~TIGRFAM: LPXTG-site transpeptidase (sortase) family protein~COGs: COG3764 Sortase (surface protein transpeptidase)~InterPro IPR005754~KEGG: afo:Afer_0452 sortase family protein~PFAM: Peptidase C60, sortase A/B~SPTR: Sortase family protein;~TIGRFAM: Peptidase C60, sortase A/B), producing the protein MPRHRLWGFVLAGLGAGLLSLPIWIGPAARVAAQKLPRATPGQPVTDRVRTTAVPRLPEPPTGYEVADLIIPALQLNVPVLQGTAFGQLLFAPGHYAGSVLPGESGASVIAAHNDTFFHHLDRLHPGSLIIVQTEQGIFRFAVTRSAVVSDTAGLPDTSTPTLDLEACYPLNALYFTPKRYIVFSRLIGADRAPANPLPSAPTAGNPFSAAIPAAITDHYSLALSNNSLPMGQLTYAAPDTPAVVRFEESPRPLQAETVAIALWLAYVDAVRSGDVEALTALVPGANQSSNPYWLARSVIFEAPLNVTLAVSPGGIPTSFTLSDDLIRVNGAPYQTTMAIRIDQNRLSIVAVVTRP